In Pararhizobium sp. A13, the genomic stretch ATTTGGGATCTGGCTGCGGCCGTTCTCTCCGAAACGGAAATGGTCGAACTGGCGATGAACGTCGCCTGGTACAATTCGGGCGTCCGGATAATGGGGGCTCTGAAGATCGATCTGGAGGAAGGATACCGCTGACATCGGAGCCGGAGGACGTTCACGATTTATTATCAAGGGAGGAAGAGATGACTGCGTATAGCTTTATATTGAGCCGGAGGACACTGCTTGCCTCCGCGACACTTCTCGCCGTGTCGCTCGGGATGCCTGTGCTGGCGCAGGATGCGCCGATCCGCGTCGGCGGCACCTTACCGCTAACCGGGCCCCTCGCGGGCGTCGGCGCGATCCACAAGCTGGCCGCGGAGGTGTTCGTGGAACGGGTGAACGCGCGCGGCGGCATTCTCGGGCGTAAGTTGGAGTATGTCCTGCTGGACGATCAGTCGCAGCCCGCGAACGCGCGAACGCTCTATGAACGCCTCGTGACTGCCGACAATGTCGATCTGCTGATGGGCCCTTACGGCACCTCCTCAATCATTGCCGCGATGGGTGTGGCGCAGCGCTACAACAAGCTGCTTGTCCAAAGCAGTCTCGGCGACCCAAGTCTTGCTCCCTACGACATGCAGTTTCCGGCGTTGCCGATTGGCGCCGAACCGCAGATCACAGACACCGAGGTTCTGCTCGATGCCTATGCTGGCATGGCTACCCCGCCGAAGACGATCGCGTTCGTCACCAGCAAGTTCCCCTCGGCGCTGACGATCGCCAAGGGCGGGCAGGAGGTTGCAGCCGCGCGAGGCCTGGAGACGGTGCTCTCCCTGGAATACGAGTTCGGCACCAAAGACCTCGGCGCGATCGCCAACCGCATTAAGGCAGCGGACCCAGATATTCTGTGGTCCGGGGCGGTCGGCATGGAGGCAGTCCAGCTTCTGGATGCCATGGCCAGGATCGAATACAAGCCGAAGCGCCACTTCTATCTGTTCCCGGCGCCAGGCCCGACAGCCGCGCACCCACACGCCGAGGGGCTGACCACCTTGACCTGGTTCGAGGAACACGAACCCTTCCTCGCCAATGCCGGTGCGGCCGACTTCGTCGCCGCTTACAACGAGCGCGCCAAGGCGGTGGGCTTCCCATATCCGCATGCCGAATATCAGGCGGCGGCCGAGTATGCGGCCTGGCAGATCCTGGCAGCTGCCGCCGAAGGCGCGGGCAAGCTTGACGATGCTGCGATGGCCGAATGGCTTCGGGCCAACACGGTTCAGACCGCGCTCGGGCCGCGCACCTTTGAAGGCAAGTTCAATGCCGGAAAAGCTTCCACGAAATTGAAGCAGGTGCAGAACAAGCAATGGGTGACAGTGTGGCCCGCCGATCTTCGACCGTCAGGCTCGCAGTTCGTCGCTCCTTGAATGCCCGCCTCGACCGCCGGCATGAGCAGGCCGCTCGAACGCTGCTGATCCCGAGGATCCAGATCAAGACGGGGCCGACTGCAACGTGCCGTCACCCCGGACCGGAGACAAGACAATGGAAAAGACAATGATTGCCGCCCGGCTGCATGCCCTGCATCAGCCGATGTCGTTGGACCGGATTCCGGTGCCGAAGCCGAGACCGACGGACGTGCTCGTCGAGGTCAGGGCCTGCGGCATCGTGCCGAACATGGCCAACGTCATCAACAATTGGCCGAGCTGGTTCCCGCACCAGCCGATACCGAAATTTCCTGCGATCTTCGGGCTCGACCCGGCCGGTGTGGTTGCAGAGGTTGGCGAGGCGGTCATCAACGTCAAGCCCGGAGACAGAGTATATGTCAGCCCGTTGCGCTCCTGCGGATCGTGCAAGGCTTGCAGATCGGGACATCGCAGCCACTGCAGGTACTTTACACTGAATGGCTATTTCAGCACGAGCCGGGACGGTCAGCGCATATTCGATCTCTATCCCTATGGGGGGTTCAGCCAATACATGACAGCACCCGAATATGCGCTGGTCAACCTGCCTGACAATTTGAGTTTCCTGCAGGCCGGCCGTTTTGGCTATCTCGGCACATCTTATGGCGCACTGAAAAACGCCAATGCCGGACCGGGGCAGGTGGCACTTATCGATGGCATTACCGGCACGCTTGGCGTGGCATCCACGGTGCTCGGTCTAGCAATGGGCTTGTCCCGAATCCTCGGAACAGGCCGAAACGAAGAACTGCTGCAGCGCGTTAAAGCGCTTGCGCCGGACCGCATCGAAATCATGTCGCTTGGAGAGAAATCGTCGAGCGAATGGGCGAAGTCCTTGACCGGCGGCGAGGGCGTCGATTTCGCCATCAGCGCGCTCGGGGCAAAGGCTCCTGCCGCCACCATGGTGGACTCCATGAAGGGGGTACGCAGGGGCGGTCGGGTCGTCAATGTTGGCGGCGTTGCCGAAGACCTGCCGATCGACGTGAAGTGGCTGATGGACGAGCAGATCCAGCTCATTGGGTCGAACTGGTTCACGGCTGCGCAGGGGCAGGAGATGGCCGAGATGGTCCGAACGGGAACGCTCGACCTCTCCTATCTCGAGCACAAGATCTTCCCGCTTGAAAGGGTCAACGAGGCAATTTCCGGCCTGACCGATCGCGACGGGGGCTTCAGCAATTACGTCGTCGTGCCACCATCCGTGGCCTAGTGGCGACGGTCTCTCGAAGGCGAGGGCGGCGCGCTGGTGCCGTCCTCACGTACATCAATGAGCGGCAATAAGGATCAGACAATGTTCGCAGAAAGAGATGTCGTCGTTCTCGTAGGAAGTTTGCGCAAGGCATCCATCAACTTAAAGCTTGCCAAGGTGCTGCAGGCAATCGCGCCGGCGGGGCTCCGGCTTGACATACTTCCGATCGGCGATTTGCCCCTTTACAACCAGGACCTCGACACCGAAACGCCGCCGTCGACCTGGGTGGCGTTTCGCGACAGGGTACACCGATCCGATGCGGTACTTTTCGTCACGCCGGAGTACAACCGTTCTCTGCCCGCCGCCCTCAAGAACGCGGTAGAGGTTGGTTCGCGACCGTACGGGAAAAGCGTGTGGGAAAACAAGCCGGGCGCCGTTACGGGCGCTTCACCAGGTCTGTTGGGCGGATCTGCCGCAGCGCTCCACCTCCGTCAGGTACTGGTCAACGTCAATGTCGCCGTGCTTCCCCAGCCCGAGGTTTACCTCAGCGGCGCCGACAAGCTTATCGATGAAGCCGGCTCCTTTTCCAACGACGGAACGAAGGCGTTCCTAGGAACCTTTCTGAGCGCCTTCGGGGCCTGGATCGAAAAGCTGGCCTAAGTGTGCACCGCAATGCTGGTGCCAACCACTAACGAAAGTAGCGCCCCTGGTTCCTTCAGGGGCTACAATTCTTAGCTAGCTCAAGAGAAGCGCGAACAAATTTGGAGCGCAATTGCGCTTTCTTACACCTACGACGCTCTCTAGAGCTCGGCGCGAACCACATGCTCAAGAGGAGATTTCGCACGTCGATGCTGGATGACCGGCACTTACTGGTTCTATCATCCAGTCGGGCTGCTCTCCATGAACCAGGCGTCAGCCACCTCTTCCAGCCGCATGACTGGATTTCGGATCAATGGGAGGGCGCACGCGCGGACGGATTCGCGCTGGTCGTCGCGGGTTATGTACTCGACCGGCGACTTTCCGTCGATCCTCGCCAGGAAGAGGCCTGGCAAAAGAGCGGCCGCGCGTGCCTCGATCGCGCCCCTCGACTCCCACGAGACCCCTCGCAGGTAAGCGGTACTGAGGGCGTCGAAGGCGGCGCGCAGTTCGGCAGCTTTCGCAGGAATTGCGATCCGCTTGAGGAGCAGATGGTTTAGGCAGAAGGCTAGATCGAAGGCCGGGTCGCCAAACCAGGCACATTCGGCATCAAGAAAGACCGGTCCTTCCGGTCCGACGAGAATGTTCTTTGGACTGACGTCGCCATGAACGAGTGCGAGCCTCGTCGCAGCCGTTCGGTCCGCCAGTCGGCGCAACTGCGGCTCGATCTCCGGGTGCGCGCGAGCCGTGGCAAGCAAATACGGTTCCAGCCGGAGCGCGTGGAAGTTGTCGCCGGAGTCGAAAAGGGCAGGGAGAGCCGGCTCCAGCGTGCTTGCAGCGTGTATCTGGGCCGTCGCCCGGCCGACGGCGGCCGCAGTGGCGATATCGACTTGCCCCATGAGGAGTTGCGCTTTCCAAAGTGGATGGTCGCCTGCAGAAAGGAAGGACATCGCGAAGACGCCTGAGAGCGGATCGTGCGCCAAGGGTGTGGGAGCGTAGTTCGGGAAGCGCTTTGCGACGAAGCTGATCCATCCCCATTCGAAGGAACTGCGCGAAACTGGCGCCTGCCAGTCGGCGGCTACCTTCAATTTTGGCAAGGCGCGCTTGATGCAAAGCGAGCGCCCCGGAAGGTCGACCCGATAGATGTCAGAGGACACTCCGCCCGTCAGGGGTCGGTAGTCGGCAGTTTCGGCCTCTGACCGCAACCGGTTCTCTATCAGGAACTCGTCGAATAGTTTGGCGTCGGTCAAGAGGTCCTCCGTTCGTCTGGACACCTGGAAGGCGGCTAGACCGCCGGTCGGTTCCGGGGCTGTTCCGGAAGCTGTCCGGAGAGTACGCGCACGACTTCCTCGGCGGCGCGACGGCGGAGCTCATTCAAGGAAGCGTCTGATGAAAAGGCAACGTGGGGCGTAATCATCGCGCCGGGATGAGCGAGGAGCCGTGACGGCACCTCGGGTTCGGATTCGAGGACGTCGAGCCCCACACCGCCCAGTTGGCCACTCTCCAGCGCTTCGATCACCGCCTGCGTGTCGACGACTGCGCCCCTGCTGACATTAATGAGAAGGCTGCCGTGGCGCATTCTGGAAAGCGCGTCTCGGCCGATGAGGTGGTGTGTGTCGGGCGTGAGCGGCGCATGCACCACGATGATGTCGCTACTGGTGAGCAGTTCATCCATCGGCAGCATACGGACGCCCGAAGTCCCACTCGCCGAAGCATAGGGATCATGGACAACCACGGTGCAGCCAAGGGCGGCCATCTTGGTCGCTGTTGCTCGTCCGATGCGGCCCAAGCCAATGATGCCGCAGGTCAGCTCAGATATTCGGCGCAAGCGCGCGCTTGCGGGATCCCAGCGGCCGCGGTGCACCTCGCGATCGAAGTGGATGAGGCCACGCGTCCAGCACAGGGCAAAGCCAACGGCGTGATCGGAAACCTCCGCCACGCAATAATCAGGGACGTTCGTGACCCAGATGCCGCGTGCCGTGGCGGCATCGACGGCGATGTTATCGAGCCCGACACCCAGTCGGGCGACAATCTTGAGATCCGGGGCCGCCTCGATGGCGGCCGTTGAAACTTGCGCCCAGCATGTCAGTATGCCCGAGGGGTGATGCTCTCTTGCAAGCGCCTCGATCTGTTCGGCAGAAGCAGGATTGGCCGGCCCGCTTATGAGCCGATAGCCTGCACCCTCAATCACCGCCCGCTCGATGCGGTCGTCCGGCCAGGCATAATCGGTGAGCAATACGGTTTGCGTCATTTCCTCCCCCGTCGTCTTCAGCATGTGTAGCAGTTGTGCTAACGTTAGCGCAATACCGATACTCGGTCAAGCAACTGTACGGACTTTGCGAACTTTTGCTTTACGGGGAAATACGAGATCTGAATGCGTTAGTGGCCCCATCTTCTGCGGGTGGAAGCCGTTGAAGTGCAGCCGTTTCATGCTATCGTTTGCCGCTGAGTCTACATGGGTGCGGGTTTTATGGTTACGATAAAAGATCTAGCGGCAGTCCTGAACGTGTCGCCCTCGACGATTGGGCGTGCGCTCGCCGGCGATAAGCGCATCAGCGACGAGATGAAGCTGAAGGTTCAGCAGGCGGCGGACGAGGCGGGCTACGTGGCAAATCGTGCGGCGCGCATGATGCGTGGCGTGTCGAGCAACCTCGTCGGCTTGATCGTTCCCGATATCCGAAACAGCTTCTACTCGACCATCGCGCATGCTCTCTCGCGTTGTCTGATATCGGCGAACTACCAATTGACGCTATGTGAAACAGACGACGACAGGATGCTAGAATTGCAACATATCCGCGAGCTGACGAGCGTCAACGTCGCAGGCATCATACTCGTCCCAAGCGCTAAGCCACATCCGGAGGCGGCTCGGCTCCTGAAACTGACACCGCACATTCAGCTTCTGCGCAAGCAGGCTTCGCTTGGGGAGCAGTGGTTCGGGATTGACGACTCCAAGGCGATATTCGAGGCGACGAGGCATGTTCTAGAACTGGGTCATCGACACATAGCCTATGTTGGCGGCACGGGAGACCTTCCAACCGGTATGGCGCGAATCCAGGGATTTCGCGACGCAATCGCGGCCATAGGGGTAGAGGTCGATCGGGTGGAAGAACTGGGGCCGCCATCATCGACGGAATTCGGTCGTGAGGCGGTCCGGCGCCTGCTCGAGAGGCCAAGGCGACCGACGGCGCTCGTCATCGGGACG encodes the following:
- a CDS encoding aminoglycoside phosphotransferase family protein, which codes for MTDAKLFDEFLIENRLRSEAETADYRPLTGGVSSDIYRVDLPGRSLCIKRALPKLKVAADWQAPVSRSSFEWGWISFVAKRFPNYAPTPLAHDPLSGVFAMSFLSAGDHPLWKAQLLMGQVDIATAAAVGRATAQIHAASTLEPALPALFDSGDNFHALRLEPYLLATARAHPEIEPQLRRLADRTAATRLALVHGDVSPKNILVGPEGPVFLDAECAWFGDPAFDLAFCLNHLLLKRIAIPAKAAELRAAFDALSTAYLRGVSWESRGAIEARAAALLPGLFLARIDGKSPVEYITRDDQRESVRACALPLIRNPVMRLEEVADAWFMESSPTG
- a CDS encoding LacI family DNA-binding transcriptional regulator, whose amino-acid sequence is MVTIKDLAAVLNVSPSTIGRALAGDKRISDEMKLKVQQAADEAGYVANRAARMMRGVSSNLVGLIVPDIRNSFYSTIAHALSRCLISANYQLTLCETDDDRMLELQHIRELTSVNVAGIILVPSAKPHPEAARLLKLTPHIQLLRKQASLGEQWFGIDDSKAIFEATRHVLELGHRHIAYVGGTGDLPTGMARIQGFRDAIAAIGVEVDRVEELGPPSSTEFGREAVRRLLERPRRPTALVIGTVQNTLGAIDELNRLGVQVPSQLSVVGFGDELGYRWWGPGLTTVRLPVSELATACGLWFLHQLQNKSQNSAPYGSISPPDLIVRNSSGPPPA
- a CDS encoding NAD(P)H-dependent oxidoreductase gives rise to the protein MFAERDVVVLVGSLRKASINLKLAKVLQAIAPAGLRLDILPIGDLPLYNQDLDTETPPSTWVAFRDRVHRSDAVLFVTPEYNRSLPAALKNAVEVGSRPYGKSVWENKPGAVTGASPGLLGGSAAALHLRQVLVNVNVAVLPQPEVYLSGADKLIDEAGSFSNDGTKAFLGTFLSAFGAWIEKLA
- a CDS encoding amino acid ABC transporter substrate-binding protein, which gives rise to MPVLAQDAPIRVGGTLPLTGPLAGVGAIHKLAAEVFVERVNARGGILGRKLEYVLLDDQSQPANARTLYERLVTADNVDLLMGPYGTSSIIAAMGVAQRYNKLLVQSSLGDPSLAPYDMQFPALPIGAEPQITDTEVLLDAYAGMATPPKTIAFVTSKFPSALTIAKGGQEVAAARGLETVLSLEYEFGTKDLGAIANRIKAADPDILWSGAVGMEAVQLLDAMARIEYKPKRHFYLFPAPGPTAAHPHAEGLTTLTWFEEHEPFLANAGAADFVAAYNERAKAVGFPYPHAEYQAAAEYAAWQILAAAAEGAGKLDDAAMAEWLRANTVQTALGPRTFEGKFNAGKASTKLKQVQNKQWVTVWPADLRPSGSQFVAP
- a CDS encoding C-terminal binding protein, producing MTQTVLLTDYAWPDDRIERAVIEGAGYRLISGPANPASAEQIEALAREHHPSGILTCWAQVSTAAIEAAPDLKIVARLGVGLDNIAVDAATARGIWVTNVPDYCVAEVSDHAVGFALCWTRGLIHFDREVHRGRWDPASARLRRISELTCGIIGLGRIGRATATKMAALGCTVVVHDPYASASGTSGVRMLPMDELLTSSDIIVVHAPLTPDTHHLIGRDALSRMRHGSLLINVSRGAVVDTQAVIEALESGQLGGVGLDVLESEPEVPSRLLAHPGAMITPHVAFSSDASLNELRRRAAEEVVRVLSGQLPEQPRNRPAV
- a CDS encoding alcohol dehydrogenase catalytic domain-containing protein, with amino-acid sequence MEKTMIAARLHALHQPMSLDRIPVPKPRPTDVLVEVRACGIVPNMANVINNWPSWFPHQPIPKFPAIFGLDPAGVVAEVGEAVINVKPGDRVYVSPLRSCGSCKACRSGHRSHCRYFTLNGYFSTSRDGQRIFDLYPYGGFSQYMTAPEYALVNLPDNLSFLQAGRFGYLGTSYGALKNANAGPGQVALIDGITGTLGVASTVLGLAMGLSRILGTGRNEELLQRVKALAPDRIEIMSLGEKSSSEWAKSLTGGEGVDFAISALGAKAPAATMVDSMKGVRRGGRVVNVGGVAEDLPIDVKWLMDEQIQLIGSNWFTAAQGQEMAEMVRTGTLDLSYLEHKIFPLERVNEAISGLTDRDGGFSNYVVVPPSVA